The Echeneis naucrates chromosome 10, fEcheNa1.1, whole genome shotgun sequence genome has a window encoding:
- the LOC115049522 gene encoding zinc finger protein 13-like yields the protein MESARSAFHAQLATVMDSLLAAAVCEIAKIFESSLCEQQAELVLKAEEISVLRGKLEKVERRQKAKGGGSDEGEMSSGNREGSTGPGMNGGKDMSSQEDPVKGLGGLKEEITGQDGASVKHEHAGSQSALGSVAVQTTEGSLPSGDQRPADNLSATQAKTKLSHWDQSSRSADHRPLQDIVPIPFLSISQSGRCSPRPDPNLAQSGEWLPGLDATRGEVSGLENLQADGTNGSGPARSSIGTDTPCFRPGFGSDETSNEDDDSSFPFLDQEPENQNSSHNSVQGQGVGQRAARQDPPQAPSGETPWRHRDDRVGRSPVNHTRRVTTFGNRDPLRPQSNSQSLTLRHANTLSHPPPGAGGNGRPYTCPYCAKCFTYPSHQRRHLLRHTGVRLHPCQFCDKSFLTPSELTVHTRTHTGERPFGCAQCGKRFARSGNLRAHQRDVHMGKRPFACTECGKRFAHRGNLRVHNHRVHQGDPYYMEDQQEPDIGPNPI from the exons ATGGAGTCTGCCAGGAGCGCTTTCCACGCGCAGCTGGCCACCGTCATGGACTCGCTGCTGGCAGCCGCCGTCTGCGAGATCGCCAAGATTTTCGAGAGTAGTCTGTGTGAGCAGCAGGCGGAGCTGGTGCTGAAAGCGGAGGAGATCTCCGTCCTGCGAGGCAAGCTGGAGAAGGTCGAGAGGAGGCAGAAGGCGAAGGGCGGAGGGAGCGACGAGGGAGAGATGTCATCTGGAAACAGAGAGGGCAGCACAGGACCAG GAATGAATGGGGGAAAGGACATGTCTTCTCAAGAAGACCCTGTGAAAGGACTCGGTGGACTGAAAGAGGAGATCACAGGCCAGGACGGTGCTTCAGTAAAGCATGAG CATGCTGGATCACAGTCTGCCTTGGGGTCTGTTGCAGTCCAAACCACAGAGGGAAGCCTTCCTTCGGGCGACCAGAGGCCAGCTGATAATCTGTCTGCCACACAAGCCAAGACCAAAT TGTCTCATTGGGATCAGAGCAGCCGCAGTGCAGACCACAGACCCCTCCAGGATATAGTCCCCATCCCTTTTCTTTCCATATCTCAGAGTGGACGTTGTTCCCCAAGGCCTGACCCAAACCTAGCTCAATCAGGGGAGTGGTTACCAGGGTTGGATGCAACTCGAGGTGAGGTGTCTGGTCTGGAGAATCTGCAGGCAGATGGCACCAACGGCTCCGGCCCAGCTAGAAGCAGCATTGGCACAGATACACCCTGCTTCCGACCTGGCTTTGGCTCCGATGAGACCAGCAATGAAGATGATGATAGCTCTTTCCCTTTCCTGGACCAGGAGCCTGAAAACCAGAACTCCAGTCATAACTCAGTGCAGGGCCAGGGGGTTGGGCAGCGGGCAGCTCGTCAGGATCCACCTCAAGCTCCCTCTGGTGAAACACCATGGAGGCACAGAGACGACAGGGTTGGGAGAAGCCCAGTCAACCATACACGGCGGGTCACAACATTTGGCAACAGAGACCCTCTTCGACCACAATCCAATTCACAGTCGCTCACACTAAGGCACGCAAACACCCTCAGCCACCCTCCACCAGGAGCTGGAGGGAATGGGCGTCCTTACACCTGCCCATACTGTGCCAAGTGTTTTACTTACCCCTCTCACCAGCGAAGACACCTGCTGCGCCACACAGGAGTCAGACTGCATCCCTGTCAGTTCTGTGACAAGAGCTTCCTTACTCCATCTGAGCTGACTGTCCACACTCGCACACATACAGGGGAGCGGCCATTTGGCTGTGCTCAGTGTGGGAAACGTTTTGCCCGCAGTGGCAACTTGAGAGCTCACCAACGGGATGTTCACATGGGGAAAAGGCCCTTTGCTTGCACGGAATGTGGAAAGAGATTTGCCCACAGGGGGAACCTTAGGGTGCACAATCACAGAGTCCACCAAGGAGATCCGTACTACATGGAAGACCAGCAGGAGCCTGATATCGGCCCTAATCCcatttga